CGCCCTTGGCGCGGTTGAACCGCCAGTTGCCTTCGGGCGTACGAGATGCGACCGACGCGCCGCCGCCTCCCGTGCAGAAGGTGCTCCGCAGCGTGACGAGCTCGCCGATGGCGCCGGCGTCGACGCGGCGCTTCGCTTCGATGTGCCGGAGATGGTGGCGGAACTTGAACGCCTCGGCGATGAGAACGCCGTGGTTCCGCGCGGCCGCCACAAAGGATTCGGCCTCGTCGCCCGTCAGCGTGAAGGGCTTCTCGCACAGGATTGCGCGCACGGCTCCCGATTCGGCGATGGATATGCCGACCTCGGCGTGCGCCACGCCCCACGTGCAGATGATCGCTATGTCGAGCTGCACGGAGCGCAGCATCTCATCCAGATCGCCGAAGTGCGCTGGCACGCCTTTCGCCTCGGCGAAACGTTGGGCGCTCTCGGCGGAGACGTCCGCGACGGCGCAGAGCTCGACATCGTCCAGCGCGTCGCACGCTCCGGCGTGCGCGTGCGCGATGCCGCCCGTTCCCACGATGCCGACGCGGAAGCTCATCGCGGCGCTCCCCAGCGTTCCACGAC
This region of Candidatus Poribacteria bacterium genomic DNA includes:
- a CDS encoding Gfo/Idh/MocA family oxidoreductase yields the protein MSFRVGIVGTGGIAHAHAGACDALDDVELCAVADVSAESAQRFAEAKGVPAHFGDLDEMLRSVQLDIAIICTWGVAHAEVGISIAESGAVRAILCEKPFTLTGDEAESFVAAARNHGVLIAEAFKFRHHLRHIEAKRRVDAGAIGELVTLRSTFCTGGGGASVASRTPEGNWRFNRAKGGGAVYDLACYNIHHARFILGAEPIRVFAHQRRGIEVDDATDILMVFPEDRTAHISTGFDTGYSEHVELCGTEGTIRMAQAWNCDGQSVTLECATPGNAETVTFEPTNQFAAQLRHLCECLECGASHRIPPEDSIRQMRVIDAVFRSLASGESVDL